The following proteins are encoded in a genomic region of Amycolatopsis sulphurea:
- a CDS encoding helix-turn-helix transcriptional regulator, with amino-acid sequence MTSSGQLALATSPLIAGALQALQRTTGLPVAMGGPVTAGSRALVIDQLRGTATRSLQHLRVDTGAGLGGKAVALARPSTVSDYLSAQGITHKYDRAVAPEQLRAIVALPIRVGKTTRAVLYAATRESITFGDRVLRAAGSVATRLERDIEVEEEVRRRLAGPPAPIPRDQADLRAELLAIAGSLQDEAAREQLLAVCKRLQPVPTPAGGPLTPREVDVLRLAAEGCTNDEIADRLGLLPNTVKSYLKHAMRKLGAGNRVQAANRARAAGLLR; translated from the coding sequence ATGACGTCTTCGGGACAGCTCGCCCTGGCAACCAGCCCGCTGATCGCCGGTGCACTGCAGGCACTCCAGCGCACGACCGGGCTGCCGGTCGCGATGGGTGGCCCGGTCACCGCCGGGTCACGCGCGCTCGTGATCGACCAGCTGCGCGGCACGGCGACCCGTTCGCTGCAGCATCTGCGGGTCGACACCGGGGCCGGGCTCGGCGGCAAGGCCGTGGCACTGGCACGGCCGTCCACAGTGAGCGATTACCTCAGCGCGCAAGGCATCACGCACAAGTACGACCGCGCTGTGGCTCCGGAGCAGCTGCGCGCGATCGTCGCGCTGCCGATCCGCGTCGGCAAGACCACCCGGGCGGTGCTGTACGCGGCGACCCGCGAGTCCATCACGTTCGGTGATCGTGTGCTGCGTGCTGCCGGGTCCGTGGCAACCCGGCTGGAGCGCGACATCGAGGTGGAGGAAGAGGTCCGGCGCCGGCTGGCCGGGCCGCCCGCGCCCATCCCCCGCGACCAAGCCGACCTGCGTGCGGAGTTGCTCGCGATCGCCGGATCGCTCCAGGACGAGGCGGCGCGGGAGCAGTTGCTCGCGGTGTGCAAGCGGCTCCAACCCGTACCCACCCCGGCGGGCGGGCCGCTGACTCCGCGCGAGGTGGACGTCCTGCGGCTGGCCGCCGAGGGCTGTACCAACGACGAGATCGCCGACCGGCTGGGCCTGCTGCCCAACACCGTCAAGTCCTATCTCAAGCACGCGATGCGCAAACTCGGCGCGGGCAACCGAGTCCAGGCGGCGAACCGCGCACGGGCCGCGGGCCTGCTGCGCTGA
- a CDS encoding dihydrofolate reductase family protein yields the protein MIEVFPGPRELTEADVEQLYAYPEGERWLAVNFVSSADGGITVQGRSRGLSTPADRVVYRLGSDLADVVLLGAGTAVAEEFDGIHPDEQTAERRRRHGLSPVPPIAVVSTGRSLPPDAPVLTRPLVPTIVLTGAATDPDLRAAWTEAGAEVIVAGAGEPELHAAADRQTSVTEPRPPARAGDVDLTAALAALAAQGLRRIDCEGGPHLFAALLAAGLVDELRLTLSPMLVAGDAARVAMGVPIEPKHLDLQSMLIEDSTVLLRYLVR from the coding sequence GTGATCGAAGTCTTCCCCGGCCCACGGGAACTCACCGAGGCCGACGTCGAGCAGCTCTACGCCTACCCCGAGGGCGAACGCTGGCTGGCGGTGAACTTCGTGTCCAGTGCAGACGGCGGGATCACCGTACAGGGCCGCTCCCGTGGGCTGTCCACCCCGGCGGACCGGGTGGTGTACCGGCTCGGCAGCGACCTCGCCGACGTGGTCCTGCTCGGCGCGGGCACGGCGGTCGCCGAGGAATTCGACGGCATCCATCCGGACGAACAGACCGCGGAACGCCGTCGGCGGCACGGGCTGTCCCCCGTCCCGCCGATCGCGGTGGTCAGCACCGGCCGCTCCCTGCCTCCGGACGCGCCCGTGCTCACCAGGCCGCTCGTGCCGACGATCGTGCTCACCGGCGCAGCCACCGATCCGGACCTGCGCGCGGCCTGGACGGAAGCCGGCGCGGAGGTGATCGTCGCCGGTGCCGGGGAACCGGAGCTGCACGCCGCCGCGGACCGGCAGACGAGTGTCACCGAGCCGCGACCACCTGCCCGAGCCGGGGACGTCGACCTGACCGCCGCGCTCGCTGCACTGGCGGCACAGGGTCTGCGCCGCATCGACTGCGAGGGCGGGCCGCATCTGTTCGCCGCGCTCCTGGCCGCCGGGCTGGTCGACGAGCTGCGGCTGACGCTGTCGCCGATGCTGGTGGCCGGGGACGCCGCGCGGGTCGCGATGGGCGTGCCGATCGAGCCGAAGCACCTGGACCTGCAGTCGATGCTGATCGAGGACAGCACGGTGCTGCTGCGGTATCTGGTGCGCTGA
- the folP gene encoding dihydropteroate synthase, which translates to MQTPDLVFRGRRRTSDRALVMAIVNRTPDSFYDHGATFEEKLAQDAILQAVTEGADVIDIGGVPASAGPEVTVAEEISRVVPTVAWAREHFPDLVISVDTYRAEVADAVCRAGADLINDNWAAYEPEILDVAAAHSAGYICAHTNGLEPRVELPRPEYDDVVAAVVDATTTLAERAVAAGVPREGVMIDPCIDFGKNTYQSLEVLRNVRSLVDTGWPVLMAMSNKGVVGETLDLPLGERVTGTLAATAVAALHGAAMFRAHQVKETRQVTEMVASIVGTRPPSKAVRLL; encoded by the coding sequence ATGCAGACCCCCGACCTCGTGTTCCGAGGCCGCCGCCGCACCAGTGACCGCGCCCTGGTGATGGCCATCGTGAACCGCACCCCCGACTCCTTCTACGACCACGGCGCCACCTTCGAGGAGAAGCTCGCCCAGGACGCGATCCTCCAGGCGGTGACCGAGGGTGCCGATGTGATCGACATCGGTGGAGTGCCGGCCAGTGCGGGCCCGGAGGTGACCGTCGCCGAGGAGATCAGCCGGGTCGTCCCGACCGTGGCCTGGGCCCGCGAGCACTTCCCGGACCTGGTGATCAGCGTCGACACCTACCGCGCCGAGGTCGCCGACGCGGTCTGCCGCGCCGGCGCGGACCTGATCAACGACAACTGGGCCGCGTACGAGCCGGAGATCCTCGACGTGGCCGCTGCACACAGCGCGGGCTACATCTGCGCGCACACCAACGGCCTCGAACCCCGCGTCGAGCTGCCCCGCCCGGAGTACGACGACGTCGTGGCCGCGGTGGTCGACGCGACCACCACGCTGGCCGAGCGAGCCGTGGCCGCGGGCGTCCCTCGCGAGGGCGTGATGATCGACCCCTGCATCGACTTCGGGAAGAACACCTACCAATCGCTGGAAGTGCTGCGCAACGTGCGATCGCTGGTCGATACCGGCTGGCCGGTGCTGATGGCGATGTCGAACAAGGGCGTCGTCGGCGAAACCCTCGACCTGCCGCTGGGCGAGCGGGTCACCGGCACGCTGGCCGCGACCGCGGTGGCCGCGCTGCACGGCGCGGCGATGTTCCGGGCACACCAGGTGAAGGAAACCCGGCAGGTGACCGAGATGGTGGCCAGCATCGTCGGCACGCGCCCGCCGTCGAAGGCGGTGCGGCTGCTGTGA
- a CDS encoding EfeM/EfeO family lipoprotein, protein MPGSVRTHGVVGSAGVAVLAAAVVIGFAVWPDGASAQDPEIQVSRSACGLGWTDPHTGEQTFRLRNTGTVTAEVDLIDPATGVIYGEVEGLGTGTTRPLPVTLGNGGYAFRCLPEDSAAIVGPTVTVSGGADRGPGVAPVTQNDLLAPLKNYQAHVTAGLDQLVADVTKLKDAVHGGDRAASESTWLTAHLTYERLGAAYNAFGDSDGAINGTAVGLPGGVADPGFTGFHRLEYGLWHNQDLAALGAVADRLDSAVQSLRKSFPDSQVDPNDLGLRAHEIVENALQLELTARTDYGSGTNLATARANVDGVQAVLDVLRPLLAPRYPRLSTVDTWMKRTGKTLDDARRADGSWTPVGGLTAPQRQKINGDVSELTEQLAPIAAIAEPRRIS, encoded by the coding sequence GTGCCCGGGTCTGTGCGTACCCATGGGGTGGTGGGCTCCGCCGGGGTGGCGGTGCTCGCCGCCGCGGTGGTGATCGGTTTCGCGGTGTGGCCGGACGGGGCGTCCGCGCAGGATCCGGAGATCCAGGTCTCCCGGTCGGCCTGTGGCCTGGGCTGGACCGATCCGCATACCGGCGAGCAGACCTTCCGCCTGCGCAACACCGGGACGGTGACCGCCGAGGTGGATCTGATCGACCCGGCCACCGGGGTGATCTACGGCGAGGTGGAGGGCCTCGGGACCGGCACCACCCGGCCGCTGCCGGTGACGCTCGGCAACGGCGGCTACGCGTTTCGCTGCCTGCCTGAGGACTCGGCCGCGATCGTCGGCCCGACGGTGACCGTGAGTGGCGGCGCGGACCGTGGCCCGGGCGTCGCGCCGGTCACCCAGAACGATCTTCTCGCACCGCTCAAGAACTATCAGGCGCACGTGACCGCCGGGCTGGACCAGCTCGTCGCCGACGTGACGAAGCTGAAGGACGCGGTGCACGGCGGCGACCGGGCGGCGAGCGAGTCCACCTGGCTGACCGCGCACCTGACCTACGAACGCCTCGGCGCCGCCTACAACGCCTTCGGCGATTCGGACGGCGCGATCAACGGCACCGCCGTCGGCCTGCCCGGCGGCGTGGCCGACCCGGGCTTCACCGGGTTCCACCGCCTCGAATACGGCCTGTGGCACAACCAGGACCTGGCCGCACTCGGCGCGGTCGCGGACCGGCTGGACAGTGCCGTGCAGAGCCTTCGGAAGTCCTTTCCGGACAGCCAGGTCGACCCCAACGACCTCGGGCTGCGCGCACACGAGATCGTGGAGAACGCCCTGCAGCTCGAACTCACCGCCCGTACCGATTACGGCAGCGGCACCAACCTCGCCACCGCGCGGGCCAATGTGGACGGCGTCCAGGCCGTGCTCGACGTGCTGCGCCCGCTACTCGCCCCGCGCTACCCCCGGCTGTCCACGGTGGACACCTGGATGAAGCGCACCGGGAAGACCCTCGACGACGCGCGCCGCGCGGACGGTTCGTGGACGCCGGTCGGCGGGCTCACCGCGCCACAGCGCCAGAAGATCAACGGCGACGTGAGCGAGCTGACCGAACAGCTCGCGCCGATCGCCGCCATCGCCGAGCCGAGGAGGATCTCGTGA